A single genomic interval of Musa acuminata AAA Group cultivar baxijiao chromosome BXJ3-4, Cavendish_Baxijiao_AAA, whole genome shotgun sequence harbors:
- the LOC103980973 gene encoding brassinosteroid LRR receptor kinase BRI1-like, with the protein MKKKKKQQQQVLAAAMTTKLPRCVFASSSTLLLFLLSFLSASGSSEAGDLDLLIAFKASISNPQILPSWSRGDLSPCSFAGVSCDAGGHVVAVALRGIPLNTDFHSVSSSLLALGSLQSLTLHAVNLTGTLAAAGEARCGGLLSELDLSGNMLLGSLADVHALAEVCSGLKSLNLSGNSVGNHPAGGAAAVGFKLETLDLSFNKISRQDELRWLFSSLGGLRHIDLIGNRINGGRFPEITNCSALQHLDLSATGLSGELGVGALGRCPSLLYLNLSSNHLAGSLPSDLSSCTSLTSISLSNNNFSGDLPTDALASMPNLRFLELAFNNFSGSLGDSISKLPLLEVLDLSSNHLTGPIPSGLCPSPDFGLKELYLQNNQLTGVIPESLSNCTELVSLDLSLNYIGGIIPPSLGSLSSLRDLIMWQNSLEGEIPAELSNIRTLENLILDNNGLTGAIPPELVNCTNLNWISLSSNQLSGPLPSWIGQLRNLAILKLGNNSFSGPIPPELGDCKSLIWLDLNSNQLNGSIPPTLAKQSGNIAVGLVTGKRYVYLRNDGISSHCRGTGNLLEFAGIRPEDLNRLPSHRICNFTRVYMGSTQYTFNNNGSMIFLDLSYNQLSGQIAKEIGNMYYLMILNLGHNLLSGLIPTELGSLRFVAVLDLSHNALEGPIPSSFSGLAMLSEIDLSNNKLNGSIPELGQLATFPRYRYENNSGLCGFPLPSCEGNTGADSGNQHQKTHRRQAYLTGSIAMGVFVFVFCIFGLVIVAVEKRKKQRNGKGNSNNSRDFYIDSRSYSGAGISNWKLTVTKETLVINLATFEKPLMKLTLADLIEATNGFHDDSKIGSGGFGDVYKAQLRDGSVVAIKKLIHVSGQGDREFTAEMETIGKVKHRNLVPLLGYCKVGEERLLVYEYMKYGSLEDVLHERRKAGLRLNWAARRKIAVGAARGLAFLHHNCIPHIIHRDMKSSNVLLDEDLEARVSDFGMARLMSTVDTHLSVSTLAGTPGYVPPEYYQSFRCTTKGDVYSYGVVLLELLTGRSPTDSSDFGDNNLVGWVKQHSKVRISDVFDPELLKEGAAVELELLEHLKIACACLDERPLRRPTMLKVMAMFKEIQAGSMVDSNASAAAAAAAASVDDAFAEVDMSLKEESKEEKC; encoded by the coding sequence atgaagaagaagaagaagcagcagcagcaagtcCTAGCAGCCGCCATGACAACAAAGCTCCCCCGATGCGTCTTCGCCTCCTCCTCCACCCTCCTCCTGTTCCTCCTCTCGTTCTTGTCCGCCTCCGGATCCAGCGAAGCTGGCGACTTGGACCTCCTGATCGCCTTCAAGGCCTCCATCTCCAACCCCCAGATCCTCCCCAGCTGGAGCCGCGGCGACCTATCCCCATGCTCGTTCGCCGGCGTCAGCTGCGACGCCGGCGGTCACGTCGTCGCCGTCGCGCTCCGGGGAATACCCCTCAACACCGACTTCCACTCCGTCTCTTCTTCGCTTCTGGCCTTAGGGAGCCTGCAGAGCCTCACCCTCCACGCCGTTAACCTCACGGGAACCCTCGCCGCTGCCGGCGAAGCTCGCTGCGGGGGACTGCTCTCCGAGCTCGACCTTTCCGGAAACATGCTCCTTGGTTCCCTTGCCGACGTCCACGCCCTTGCCGAGGTTTGCTCAGGGTTGAAGTCGCTCAATCTCTCCGGCAACTCCGTCGGGAATCATCCTGCCGGTGGAGCTGCCGCTGTGGGGTTCAAGCTTGAAACCCTTGACCTCTCCTTCAACAAGATCTCCCGGCAGGACGAACTTCGGTGGCTGTTCTCTAGCCTCGGCGGTCTCCGCCATATCGACTTGATCGGCAACCGAATCAACGGCGGGAGGTTCCCGGAGATCACCAACTGCTCTGCTCTTCAACATCTGGACCTCTCGGCTACCGGCCTCTCCGGCGAGCTCGGCGTCGGGGCCCTTGGCCGCTGCCCGAGCTTGCTCTACCTAAACCTCTCCTCCAACCACCTCGCCGGTAGCCTCCCCTCCGACCTCTCTTCTTGCACTTCGCTGACCTCCATTAGCCTCTCCAATAACAACTTCTCCGGCGACCTCCCGACGGACGCCCTCGCCTCCATGCCTAACCTTAGGTTCCTTGAGCTCGCCTTCAACAACTTCAGCGGGAGCCTCGGGGACTCCATCTCCAAGTTGCCGCTCCTCGAGGTGCTGGACCTCAGCTCGAACCACCTGACCGGGCCCATCCCATCGGGGCTTTGCCCGAGCCCTGACTTCGGCTTGAAGGAGCTCTACTTGCAGAACAATCAACTCACCGGCGTCATTCCGGAATCGCTGAGCAATTGCACCGAGCTGGTCTCCCTCGATCTCAGCCTCAATTACATCGGCGGAATCATTCCTCCCAGTCTGGGCTCGCTTTCCTCCCTTCGCGATCTAATCATGTGGCAGAATTCGCTGGAGGGCGAGATCCCCGCCGAGCTATCCAACATCAGGACCCTGGAGAACCTCATTCTGGACAACAATGGCCTCACCGGAGCGATCCCTCCCGAGCTCGTCAACTGCACCAATCTGAACTGGATCTCCTTGTCGAGCAACCAGCTGAGCGGCCCCCTCCCCTCTTGGATCGGCCAGCTCCGCAACCTGGCCATTCTTAAGCTCGGCAACAACTCTTTCTCTGGCCCCATCCCGCCGGAGCTCGGTGACTGCAAGAGCTTGATCTGGCTCGACCTTAACAGCAATCAGCTCAACGGGTCCATCCCGCCGACCCTGGCCAAGCAGTCCGGAAACATTGCAGTCGGCCTGGTCACCGGCAAGCGGTATGTTTACCTGCGGAACGACGGGATCAGCAGCCACTGCCGTGGCACGGGTAACCTCCTGGAGTTTGCTGGGATTCGGCCGGAGGACCTCAACCGATTGCCCAGCCACCGAATCTGCAACTTCACCAGGGTTTACATGGGGAGCACCCAATACACTTTCAACAACAATGGCTCCATGATCTTCCTCGACCTCTCCTACAACCAGTTGAGCGGCCAGATCGCAAAGGAGATTGGGAACATGTACTACCTCATGATCCTCAATCTTGGCCACAATTTGTTATCCGGTCTGATCCCCACGGAGCTAGGGAGCCTGCGGTTTGTGGCGGTGCTGGATCTTTCTCATAATGCTCTGGAGGGTCCAATCCCTTCCTCCTTCTCTGGCCTCGCCATGCTGTCGGAGATCGACCTCTCCAATAACAAGCTGAACGGGTCGATACCGGAATTGGGTCAGCTGGCGACTTTCCCACGTTACCGGTACGAGAACAATTCAGGCCTCTGTGGCTTCCCTCTCCCCTCCTGCGAAGGCAACACCGGTGCTGACTCCGGCAACCAACATCAGAAAACCCATCGTCGACAAGCCTATCTTACCGGAAGCATCGCGATGGGAGTTTTCGTCTTCGTGTTTTGCATTTTTGGCCTGGTCATAGTTGCAgtggagaagagaaagaagcagAGGAACGGCAAAGGTAACAGCAACAACTCCAGGGATTTCTACATCGACAGCCGTTCTTACTCCGGTGCCGGCATCTCTAATTGGAAGCTGACCGTCACCAAGGAGACCTTAGTAATCAATCTCGCCACATTCGAGAAGCCGCTCATGAAGCTTACTTTAGCAGACCTCATCGAAGCCACAAACGGGTTCCACGATGACAGCAAGATCGGTTCGGGTGGATTCGGTGATGTCTACAAAGCGCAGCTGAGGGACGGAAGCGTCGTCGCCATAAAGAAATTGATTCATGTCAGCGGACAGGGTGATCGTGAGTTCACCGCCGAGATGGAAACCATAGGAAAGGTCAAGCACCGCAACCTGGTTCCTCTGTTGGGCTACTGCAAGGTTGGGGAGGAACGGCTTTTGGTATACGAGTACATGAAGTACGGCAGTCTGGAAGACGTGTTGCACGAGAGGAGGAAGGCGGGACTAAGATTGAATTGGGCAGCGCGGAGGAAGATTGCGGTGGGAGCAGCCAGGGGTTTGGCGTTCCTGCATCACAACTGCATCCCGCACATCATCCACAGGGATATGAAGTCCAGCAATGTGCTTCTGGACGAGGACTTGGAGGCAAGGGTCTCGGATTTCGGGATGGCCCGGCTCATGAGTACGGTGGACACACATTTGAGCGTGTCGACACTGGCGGGCACGCCGGGCTACGTGCCGCCGGAGTACTACCAGAGCTTCAGGTGCACCACCAAAGGCGACGTGTACAGCTACGGTGTGGTCTTGCTGGAGCTTCTCACCGGGAGGTCGCCGACGGATTCGTCGGACTTTGGGGACAATAACCTGGTGGGGTGGGTGAAGCAGCACTCCAAGGTGAGGATAAGCGACGTCTTCGACCCGGAGCTATTGAAGGAGGGTGCGGCCGTCGAGCTGGAGCTGTTGGAGCACCTCAAGATTGCCTGTGCCTGCCTCGACGAGAGGCCTTTGCGGCGACCGACGATGCTGAAGGTGATGGCCATGTTCAAGGAGATACAAGCGGGGTCGATGGTGGACTCgaacgcctccgccgccgccgccgccgccgccgcttccgTGGATGACGCCTTCGCCGAGGTGGACAtgagcttgaaggaggaaagcaaagaagaaaaatgttaa